In Polaribacter sp. L3A8, a genomic segment contains:
- a CDS encoding cellulase family glycosylhydrolase has product MTKLKLKFYALFIFSLISYGIQAQSIVDKHGRLRVDGNTIVDKSGTSISLAGNSLFWSNAGDSSDFYNSSTVNHLADNWNSSIIRIAMGVKESWDGGTGYIDSPIAQKNKIKKVIDAAIAKGIYVIIDWHTHEAENYQEESVAFFREMAELYGQNDNVIYEIYNEPIKQPWSVVKSYATQVINAIRSKDSDNLIIVGSPNWSQDVDVASQSPIVDSNTAYALHFYAGTHSGFLRDKVKKALNNGVAIFATEWGAVNADGKGDASVSETEEWMRFLKENKISHVNWAVSDKPEGASIINSGKGISGLQNDDLTATGVFVKDIIKNWSDDTPKNEDTTTTGKIECNTVECILNAMKNAKPGNEIIIAPGTYVALEKDNTNGRASLFFSAKDGNADKPIIIRAKDALNPPILKGKEGKYDGYVMRIIGDYWQIKNLILEDGSKGLVFDNANNGLIENITVRDIGEEGIHLRDGSSNNLVTGCNVSNTGVKKPGFGEGLYVGSDKSQHNNPYSPDCNNNTIENCIIGPNVAAEGVDIKEGTLNTIIRNCTFSAEGITGENSADAFIDLKGAYTFVYGNTFNLDGSTIINSAIDFQDRKTNYNTGYRNAVFNNTFNLGTRGADIPSMRAKGGSPSEIHFWNNTRNPNTADPTSSFSLKAMVLSCPSWNIVKCDNGDTGNSAPTVSIKLPNNGTKFTVGETISIEAIAADSDGSIAKVEFYNNNEKLGEDSSAPYKYSITNAQIGNYNLSVKAIDNIGATAEANITVTVSNVIDTDTSCVFNTPSPNALPTFTDAVFLNAHVLGTGGPDLSNLKKFRINWNSTSNILGRFAINTKNGVPTYYLDLKKKMTYDFGNSKPELTISNSGISNLDDSYWVAENNGNFVMVSKSGNFTIYFNNSTTAPSCNSVQSLQKVSEIKIKEQIKLYPNPVRNQQLTITHIPEKGAIVKIFDLQGKVVIKQTLGNTSKTVLDISQLKTGLYVVSIQNKGVLKTILLSKL; this is encoded by the coding sequence ATGACCAAACTAAAACTAAAATTTTACGCATTATTTATTTTTTCATTAATATCCTATGGTATTCAAGCTCAATCTATTGTAGATAAACATGGTAGATTACGGGTTGATGGTAATACTATTGTAGACAAATCTGGCACCTCTATTAGTTTAGCTGGTAACAGCTTATTTTGGAGTAACGCAGGAGATTCTTCAGATTTTTACAATTCGAGTACAGTGAATCATTTAGCCGATAATTGGAATAGTTCAATTATTAGAATTGCCATGGGTGTAAAAGAATCATGGGATGGAGGAACAGGATACATTGATAGTCCTATTGCTCAAAAAAACAAAATTAAAAAAGTAATAGATGCTGCAATAGCCAAAGGTATTTATGTTATTATAGATTGGCATACCCATGAGGCTGAAAATTATCAAGAAGAATCTGTTGCCTTTTTTAGAGAAATGGCAGAGTTATACGGACAAAATGATAATGTTATTTATGAAATTTATAATGAACCCATAAAGCAACCTTGGTCTGTGGTAAAATCTTATGCTACTCAGGTAATTAATGCAATTCGTTCTAAAGATTCAGATAATTTAATCATTGTAGGTTCCCCTAATTGGTCTCAAGATGTTGATGTTGCATCTCAAAGCCCAATAGTAGATAGTAATACAGCATATGCTTTACATTTTTATGCGGGTACACATTCTGGATTTTTAAGAGACAAAGTTAAAAAAGCATTAAATAACGGAGTTGCAATTTTTGCAACAGAATGGGGAGCTGTAAATGCAGACGGTAAAGGAGATGCATCTGTTTCCGAAACAGAAGAATGGATGCGTTTTTTAAAGGAAAATAAAATAAGTCATGTAAATTGGGCGGTTAGTGATAAACCAGAAGGCGCATCAATTATAAATTCGGGTAAAGGAATTTCTGGGTTGCAAAATGATGATTTAACTGCAACAGGAGTATTTGTAAAAGACATTATAAAAAACTGGTCTGATGATACTCCTAAAAATGAAGATACTACCACTACAGGTAAAATTGAATGTAATACCGTAGAGTGTATTTTAAATGCAATGAAAAATGCAAAACCAGGAAACGAAATTATTATAGCTCCAGGTACTTATGTTGCATTAGAAAAAGACAATACTAATGGTAGAGCATCTCTATTTTTTTCTGCAAAAGATGGTAATGCAGATAAGCCTATTATAATTAGAGCAAAAGATGCTCTTAACCCTCCAATTCTTAAAGGAAAAGAAGGTAAATATGATGGATACGTAATGAGAATTATAGGTGATTACTGGCAAATAAAAAACCTTATTTTAGAAGATGGTTCTAAAGGATTGGTATTTGATAATGCAAATAATGGTCTTATAGAAAACATAACTGTTAGAGATATAGGTGAAGAAGGTATACATTTAAGAGATGGCTCTAGTAATAATTTAGTTACTGGTTGTAACGTTTCTAATACAGGTGTTAAAAAACCAGGTTTTGGAGAGGGTTTGTATGTTGGTTCAGATAAATCTCAACACAACAATCCTTATAGTCCAGATTGTAATAATAATACAATAGAAAATTGTATTATTGGTCCTAATGTTGCTGCAGAAGGGGTAGATATAAAAGAAGGAACTTTAAATACTATTATTAGAAACTGTACTTTTTCTGCAGAGGGAATTACAGGAGAAAATAGTGCAGACGCTTTTATAGATCTTAAAGGAGCGTATACCTTTGTGTATGGTAATACTTTTAATTTAGATGGATCTACAATTATAAATTCTGCAATAGATTTTCAAGATCGAAAAACAAATTACAATACAGGTTATAGAAATGCTGTTTTTAATAATACATTTAATTTAGGTACAAGAGGAGCAGATATTCCTTCAATGCGAGCAAAAGGAGGTAGCCCTTCAGAAATTCATTTCTGGAACAATACTCGTAATCCTAATACAGCAGACCCAACAAGTAGTTTTTCTTTAAAAGCTATGGTTTTATCTTGCCCTAGTTGGAATATTGTAAAATGTGATAATGGAGACACAGGTAATAGTGCCCCTACCGTTAGCATTAAATTGCCTAATAATGGAACTAAATTTACAGTAGGAGAAACAATTTCTATAGAAGCTATTGCTGCAGACAGTGATGGTAGTATTGCTAAAGTAGAATTTTATAATAATAACGAAAAATTAGGTGAAGATAGTTCAGCTCCGTATAAATATAGCATTACAAATGCACAAATAGGAAACTATAATTTGTCTGTAAAAGCAATCGATAATATAGGCGCTACAGCAGAAGCTAATATTACCGTTACAGTAAGTAATGTAATAGATACAGATACAAGTTGTGTTTTTAATACGCCATCACCAAACGCGTTACCAACATTTACAGATGCTGTTTTTTTAAATGCACACGTACTTGGTACAGGAGGACCAGATTTATCTAATTTAAAAAAATTTAGAATTAACTGGAATAGTACAAGTAATATATTGGGCAGATTTGCAATAAATACCAAGAATGGTGTTCCTACTTATTATCTAGATTTAAAAAAGAAAATGACTTATGATTTTGGTAACTCAAAACCAGAGTTAACTATCAGTAATTCGGGTATTTCTAATTTAGATGATTCTTATTGGGTAGCAGAAAATAATGGAAATTTTGTAATGGTTTCTAAAAGTGGAAACTTTACAATTTACTTTAATAATTCTACAACAGCACCAAGTTGTAATAGTGTACAAAGTTTACAAAAAGTTTCAGAGATAAAAATAAAAGAGCAAATAAAATTATATCCTAATCCTGTTAGAAATCAACAGTTAACAATTACCCATATACCAGAAAAAGGAGCAATCGTAAAAATATTCGATTTGCAAGGTAAAGTTGTAATAAAACAAACATTAGGAAATACATCTAAAACAGTATTAGATATTTCTCAATTAAAAACAGGTTTATATGTTGTTTCTATTCAAAATAAAGGAGTTCTAAAAACAATCTTACTTTCTAAATTGTAA